Proteins co-encoded in one Pyramidobacter piscolens W5455 genomic window:
- a CDS encoding DUF1385 domain-containing protein has translation MIFSSLKKFFAALTASLAALAAETEGGGPAPMPVGGQAVIEGVLMKGYTRWGLAVRRADGEIVTEHWPAKNWNKTGWGKIPVVRGFLNMIEMLREGFKALSKSAGISLGEDDEMTPRDVFLTGLVAAVMVIGLFIVLPVYAADWIRRAAGLSAWSGHLIEGCVRGGVFVAYLGMIGLWKDMARVLAYHGAEHKTINAYESRRPMTVESVCRCSRLHPRCGTSFLLIVVIVSIVVFSLAGPGGVVWRVGSRICLIPVVVGVSYEFIRAMSRLGRAGRFVMAPAMSLQYLTTREPGPDQVEVGIRSLEEALDLKFDSDRTEAVR, from the coding sequence GTGATTTTTTCTTCGCTGAAAAAGTTTTTCGCGGCGCTGACCGCCTCGCTGGCGGCTCTCGCCGCGGAAACGGAAGGCGGGGGCCCCGCGCCCATGCCCGTCGGCGGCCAGGCCGTCATCGAAGGCGTGCTCATGAAGGGCTACACCCGCTGGGGACTGGCGGTGCGCCGCGCCGACGGCGAGATCGTCACCGAGCACTGGCCCGCCAAAAACTGGAACAAGACGGGATGGGGCAAAATTCCCGTCGTGCGCGGTTTCCTCAACATGATCGAGATGCTGCGCGAAGGCTTCAAGGCGCTGTCCAAGTCCGCCGGCATTTCCCTCGGCGAGGACGACGAGATGACGCCCCGCGACGTATTCTTGACCGGCCTGGTCGCGGCCGTCATGGTGATCGGCCTGTTCATCGTGCTGCCCGTCTACGCCGCCGACTGGATCCGCCGCGCCGCGGGCCTGTCGGCCTGGAGCGGCCATCTGATCGAAGGCTGCGTGCGCGGAGGAGTGTTTGTCGCCTATCTGGGCATGATCGGCCTGTGGAAGGACATGGCCCGCGTGCTTGCCTACCACGGCGCCGAACACAAGACCATCAATGCCTACGAGTCCCGCCGCCCCATGACGGTGGAGTCGGTGTGCCGCTGTTCGCGCCTGCACCCCCGCTGCGGCACGTCGTTTCTGCTCATCGTCGTGATCGTCAGCATCGTCGTCTTCTCCCTGGCCGGGCCCGGAGGCGTCGTCTGGCGCGTCGGCTCGCGCATCTGCCTGATTCCCGTGGTCGTCGGCGTATCCTACGAATTTATCCGCGCCATGTCGCGTTTGGGGCGCGCCGGGCGGTTCGTCATGGCTCCGGCCATGTCGCTCCAGTATCTGACGACGAGAGAGCCGGGGCCCGATCAGGTGGAAGTGGGCATCCGCTCCCTCGAAGAAGCTCTCGATTTGAAATTCGATTCTGACCGCACGGAGGCCGTCCGATGA
- the rpmE gene encoding 50S ribosomal protein L31, which produces MKKDIHPNYVECQVTCACGNHFATRATVPEIKVGVCSACHPFFTGKKSRVVSEAGRLEKFNKKYAGMNYGQREESSD; this is translated from the coding sequence ATGAAAAAGGATATTCATCCCAATTACGTCGAATGTCAGGTGACTTGTGCCTGCGGCAACCATTTCGCGACCCGCGCCACGGTCCCGGAGATCAAGGTCGGCGTGTGCTCGGCCTGCCATCCCTTCTTCACGGGCAAGAAGAGCCGCGTCGTTTCCGAAGCCGGCCGCCTCGAGAAGTTCAACAAGAAGTACGCCGGCATGAACTACGGTCAGAGAGAAGAAAGTTCGGACTAA
- a CDS encoding HutP family protein: MAAGEKAAPSADGEVGLQAAEAGAEWRGGAAENKTAPVAPEPPLCDVTVRMRINDTGDIAKAALYLALSEGIGEERRIKEALSACGWCGVATEVGGISGELAVKASRALVGAALNSGVVCKSTAEMHALMHAAQEAFNVFIPGGLLEMSIGAKIAIVRNAQWLAVAVAGDAAFHAVAHHGRVGVGVMHL; encoded by the coding sequence ATGGCGGCCGGCGAAAAGGCGGCGCCCAGTGCCGACGGCGAAGTCGGTCTCCAGGCTGCCGAAGCCGGAGCGGAATGGCGAGGCGGCGCAGCGGAGAATAAAACGGCTCCCGTCGCGCCGGAGCCCCCTCTCTGCGACGTGACAGTGCGCATGCGCATCAACGATACGGGCGACATCGCCAAAGCGGCGCTTTATCTGGCGCTTTCGGAAGGGATCGGCGAAGAACGCCGCATCAAGGAGGCGCTGAGCGCCTGCGGCTGGTGCGGCGTTGCCACCGAAGTGGGCGGCATTTCCGGCGAGCTTGCCGTGAAGGCCAGCCGCGCTTTGGTTGGCGCGGCGCTGAACAGCGGCGTGGTGTGCAAGAGCACCGCGGAAATGCACGCGCTCATGCACGCGGCGCAGGAAGCGTTCAACGTGTTCATTCCCGGCGGCCTGCTTGAAATGAGTATCGGCGCCAAGATCGCCATCGTGCGCAATGCTCAGTGGCTCGCCGTGGCCGTTGCCGGCGATGCGGCCTTCCATGCCGTCGCCCATCACGGGCGCGTCGGCGTCGGCGTCATGCACCTGTGA
- a CDS encoding transcriptional regulator has protein sequence MQCKENIDLFFRPFVPIVDTIALQFGRGCEVALHDLRQPQSSLIAISGNLTKRVVGAPITDYVLRLLQTYGDAVKDRYIYSSSTQNGRKLKSSTTFLRDEQGHIRGCLCVNYCLDDYYYISKIVEDLCSVPEAESEQEEHYSNDITEIAEGIMKSVLDQHVLPFSQTDRAEKLAIVKELDRRGLFLVKGAVEIVADRLDVSKYTLYTYIDETKKASKNGKIQK, from the coding sequence GTGCAGTGTAAAGAAAACATCGATTTGTTTTTTCGTCCTTTCGTTCCCATCGTCGATACCATAGCCCTTCAATTCGGAAGGGGCTGTGAAGTGGCCTTGCATGATTTACGGCAGCCTCAATCATCTCTCATTGCCATATCGGGGAATTTAACAAAAAGAGTCGTAGGAGCGCCGATCACCGATTATGTGCTCCGTCTTCTTCAGACTTATGGCGACGCAGTCAAGGACAGATATATTTATTCTTCCTCAACGCAAAACGGGCGAAAGCTGAAATCATCGACTACTTTTCTTAGGGATGAGCAAGGTCATATAAGAGGATGTTTATGCGTCAATTATTGCCTTGATGACTATTATTACATCAGCAAAATAGTAGAAGATCTTTGCTCAGTACCGGAAGCAGAATCCGAACAGGAAGAGCATTACAGTAACGACATCACAGAAATAGCGGAAGGCATCATGAAATCCGTGCTGGATCAACATGTCCTCCCCTTTTCTCAGACTGACCGAGCGGAAAAACTAGCTATTGTGAAAGAATTGGATCGCCGCGGTTTGTTCCTCGTGAAAGGCGCTGTTGAAATTGTGGCAGATCGCCTTGATGTTTCCAAATATACTCTTTATACCTATATTGATGAGACGAAAAAAGCCTCGAAAAACGGCAAAATCCAAAAGTGA
- the prfA gene encoding peptide chain release factor 1 yields MNLEPKLRELEAIYAELEKKMADPAVVSDIKEMQNLGRKHSELEEVVGDYRRYRQVRDEIAEAKELVGGGDHELAELAKMELEEKEPLLGKIEEQLRVALLPKDPNDEKDVIMEIRAGTGGDEASLFAADLFRMYSRYAEREGWKLEIVDENETEVGGYKEIVLQIHGRGVYSQLKYESGVHRVQRVPATEAGGRIHTSAATVVVMPVADDIDIEIRPEDLKIDTYRSSGAGGQHVNMTDSAVRITHLPTGLVVTCQDERSQIKNRAKALQVLKTRLYDAEVEKQRSAESAERKGMIGSGDRSERIRTYNYPQNRVTDHRIGLTLYKLEYMMDGDLYEMIKALVMAEQAAKLEALDGV; encoded by the coding sequence ATGAACCTTGAACCAAAACTGCGCGAACTGGAAGCGATTTACGCCGAACTTGAAAAAAAGATGGCCGACCCCGCCGTCGTCTCCGACATCAAAGAGATGCAGAACCTCGGCAGGAAACATTCCGAACTGGAGGAAGTCGTCGGCGACTACCGCCGCTACCGGCAGGTCCGGGATGAGATCGCCGAGGCCAAAGAGCTGGTCGGCGGCGGCGACCACGAGCTGGCGGAACTGGCCAAGATGGAGCTGGAAGAAAAAGAGCCGCTGCTCGGCAAGATCGAGGAGCAGCTGCGCGTCGCCCTGCTGCCCAAGGATCCCAACGACGAGAAAGACGTCATCATGGAGATCCGCGCCGGCACCGGCGGCGACGAAGCCAGTCTGTTCGCGGCCGACCTGTTCCGCATGTACTCGCGCTACGCCGAGCGCGAGGGCTGGAAGCTCGAGATCGTCGACGAGAACGAGACCGAAGTCGGCGGCTATAAGGAGATCGTGCTGCAGATCCACGGTCGCGGCGTGTACAGCCAGCTCAAGTACGAGAGCGGCGTGCACCGCGTGCAGCGCGTCCCCGCCACCGAAGCGGGCGGACGCATCCACACCTCGGCGGCGACCGTCGTCGTCATGCCCGTCGCCGACGACATCGACATCGAGATCCGTCCCGAAGATCTGAAGATCGATACGTACCGTTCCAGCGGCGCCGGCGGCCAGCACGTCAACATGACCGACTCGGCCGTGCGCATCACCCATCTGCCCACCGGGCTGGTCGTCACCTGCCAGGACGAGCGCTCGCAGATCAAAAACCGCGCCAAGGCCCTGCAAGTGCTCAAGACCCGCCTCTACGACGCCGAGGTGGAGAAGCAGCGCAGCGCCGAATCGGCCGAGCGCAAGGGCATGATCGGCTCCGGCGACCGCTCCGAGCGCATCCGCACCTACAACTATCCGCAGAACCGCGTCACCGACCACCGCATCGGCCTGACGCTCTACAAGCTCGAATACATGATGGACGGCGACCTTTACGAGATGATCAAAGCGCTCGTCATGGCCGAACAGGCCGCCAAGCTCGAAGCTCTCGATGGCGTATAA
- the prmC gene encoding peptide chain release factor N(5)-glutamine methyltransferase, whose product MAYKPGTLGALRALLAAELKDLDSPRLEAELILAHCAGKDRAWVHSRLPDAVPASVAEAALSACARRKKREPLQYILGCCDFDGLSLLVEAGCLVPRPETELLVECAAENFDGGAFLDWGTGTGCIAVALLNRFPAARALMVEKNPASLNCARRNLEKFGFSPRARLIASETPEDIPACEVSLVVSNPPYVPSGEIERLMPEVSQYEPRLALDGGPDGLEPYRRLFELCARVLRRGGFFCVEYGGGAQTEALRALAPKAFRETVLLRDIAGCDRVIGWRFADVLPQ is encoded by the coding sequence ATGGCGTATAAGCCCGGCACGCTGGGCGCGCTGCGCGCGCTTTTGGCCGCCGAGCTGAAGGATCTGGATTCGCCGCGCCTCGAAGCCGAGCTGATTTTGGCGCATTGTGCCGGCAAAGACCGCGCCTGGGTCCACTCCCGCCTTCCCGACGCCGTCCCCGCCTCCGTGGCGGAAGCGGCGCTTTCGGCCTGCGCGCGGCGCAAGAAGCGCGAACCGCTGCAATACATCCTGGGCTGTTGCGATTTCGACGGACTTTCGCTGCTCGTCGAAGCGGGCTGCCTCGTGCCGCGCCCCGAGACGGAACTGCTGGTGGAATGCGCGGCGGAAAACTTCGACGGCGGCGCCTTTCTCGACTGGGGCACGGGGACCGGATGCATCGCCGTGGCGCTGCTGAACCGATTCCCCGCGGCCCGGGCGCTGATGGTGGAAAAAAATCCCGCCAGCCTGAACTGCGCGCGCCGCAATCTGGAAAAATTCGGCTTCTCTCCTCGCGCCCGCCTGATCGCCAGCGAGACGCCCGAAGACATTCCCGCCTGCGAAGTCTCGCTCGTGGTGTCCAATCCCCCCTACGTCCCTTCCGGCGAAATAGAACGTTTGATGCCCGAAGTGTCGCAGTACGAACCGCGGCTGGCCCTCGACGGCGGTCCCGACGGGCTGGAGCCGTACCGCCGGCTTTTTGAGCTTTGCGCGCGCGTGCTGCGCCGGGGCGGCTTTTTTTGCGTCGAGTACGGCGGCGGCGCGCAGACGGAAGCGCTGCGCGCGCTCGCGCCGAAGGCTTTTCGTGAAACGGTTCTCTTGCGCGATATCGCTGGTTGTGATAGAGTGATCGGGTGGCGATTTGCCGATGTTTTGCCGCAATGA
- a CDS encoding Na+/H+ antiporter NhaC family protein: protein MIAFLKLTPIISLVAMLLRGMDILIAAPLATVLAALLAFLLDHKSLQEITDAAINNAKELMLILFLLMVAYAMGEIFMATGVGASIISLSMNLGVSGKTVAVVALLLTAVLSTATGTSWGTFAACVPVFVWLSHITGGDPVLTVAAIAGGSCFGDNIGLISDTTVLSSGIQNVEVVDRVRHQGVWSLLCLILASALFYVAASNMGLPSESSDATKAIATIPPEIWEVLRTKRASAVALLQQVQSGVPLYMIIPLVLVVALAVYGVSTMACLFAGLFSALVLGLLAGTVQSVDLFLNLVQKGFADAGSWSVAMSMWTGAFGGIMKLMNAFEPISRLILATARNVRTLLFNNGLLCLLCNAALGDCTGQIVTVGPVIREMVEENVEGSDSDLYKLRLRNATLSDAFGVLGSQLIPWHGYMIFYTGLAMAVYPLHKFTPMEIISKNYLCLIAVFSMMILTITGWDRFIPLFGLPSEPQVHLKKDIVSAKQI from the coding sequence ATGATCGCTTTTTTGAAATTAACGCCGATTATCTCGCTTGTAGCTATGCTTCTCAGGGGCATGGATATCCTCATTGCAGCTCCGCTCGCTACCGTTTTAGCTGCGCTGCTGGCCTTTCTGCTGGATCACAAAAGCCTGCAGGAAATCACCGATGCTGCAATCAACAATGCCAAGGAACTGATGTTGATTCTTTTCCTGCTTATGGTTGCCTATGCCATGGGTGAGATATTTATGGCCACTGGCGTTGGCGCTTCCATAATCAGCTTGTCCATGAACCTTGGCGTTTCAGGCAAAACTGTCGCCGTGGTCGCTCTGCTTCTCACGGCTGTCTTGTCTACGGCTACGGGAACCTCTTGGGGGACTTTTGCCGCCTGTGTTCCCGTCTTCGTTTGGCTTAGCCACATCACTGGCGGAGATCCCGTGCTTACAGTAGCCGCCATTGCCGGAGGCTCCTGCTTCGGCGACAACATCGGACTGATCTCCGACACCACTGTGCTCAGTTCTGGCATCCAAAACGTGGAGGTAGTCGACCGCGTGCGCCATCAGGGAGTATGGTCATTGTTATGCCTTATCTTGGCCTCGGCGCTTTTCTACGTGGCGGCTTCCAACATGGGGCTGCCCAGCGAATCCTCCGACGCTACCAAGGCTATCGCCACTATTCCTCCGGAGATTTGGGAAGTGCTCAGGACGAAGCGAGCTTCTGCTGTGGCGTTGCTTCAGCAAGTCCAGAGCGGTGTGCCCCTATATATGATCATTCCTCTTGTATTGGTGGTTGCCCTCGCGGTGTACGGCGTTTCAACCATGGCCTGTTTGTTCGCCGGGCTCTTTTCCGCGCTGGTGTTGGGGTTACTTGCCGGCACCGTGCAGTCTGTGGATCTGTTCCTGAACCTCGTACAGAAAGGTTTTGCCGACGCAGGTTCTTGGTCGGTGGCGATGTCCATGTGGACTGGGGCCTTCGGCGGGATCATGAAGCTTATGAACGCCTTCGAACCAATTTCGCGCTTAATCCTCGCTACAGCACGTAACGTACGTACCTTGCTGTTCAATAACGGCCTGCTCTGCCTGCTTTGCAACGCCGCTTTGGGTGACTGCACCGGTCAAATCGTCACTGTAGGCCCCGTGATTCGCGAGATGGTAGAGGAAAACGTGGAAGGCAGCGACTCTGACCTCTACAAACTGAGACTACGCAACGCCACTCTCTCCGACGCTTTCGGCGTACTGGGTTCTCAGCTGATCCCCTGGCACGGCTATATGATTTTCTACACAGGACTTGCCATGGCCGTTTATCCACTTCACAAATTCACGCCCATGGAAATCATTTCCAAGAATTATCTTTGCTTGATCGCCGTGTTTTCCATGATGATACTCACCATCACTGGCTGGGATCGTTTCATTCCTCTGTTTGGTCTGCCTTCAGAGCCTCAAGTGCACCTAAAGAAAGATATCGTGTCCGCTAAGCAAATATGA
- a CDS encoding pyridoxal-phosphate dependent enzyme — translation MKLSQIPRLPLIEQPTPLEELKRLEIYLSRPNIYAKRDDCMPLGLGGNKIRSLEFWLGAALEKKANVLVVAGAPVSNQCRLAAAAAAKTGMKLLILHSSERPAKYEGNLLLNQLFGAEIHFIGPVDEEERGRIARESCAELERQGLHPYLIGDPTVGALGYFTGALELHDQVKARALPIRHVFLPGSMGTTEAGFLMGNAVLGNPFTVHLPSVEYNRHELEAKISAICEKSIAWSGLDCTVAQCMNSAVIYDNYLGDGYNVPTHASLEALRLAASLEGMVLENIYTSKTFACLIDLARRNSLPSNDGLCFIHTGGVPALFAQQGFIEEVF, via the coding sequence ATGAAACTGTCTCAGATCCCTCGGCTGCCTCTTATAGAGCAGCCTACTCCGCTGGAAGAGTTAAAACGTCTGGAGATTTATCTGAGTAGGCCCAATATCTATGCCAAGCGTGACGATTGTATGCCCTTGGGGCTGGGCGGCAATAAAATTCGTAGCTTAGAGTTTTGGCTAGGAGCCGCTCTCGAGAAAAAAGCAAATGTGTTGGTAGTGGCCGGCGCGCCCGTTTCAAACCAATGCCGGCTAGCCGCAGCAGCTGCGGCAAAAACTGGGATGAAGCTCCTCATTCTGCACAGTTCTGAGCGCCCTGCAAAATACGAAGGCAATCTTTTGCTAAATCAGCTTTTCGGCGCGGAAATCCATTTTATCGGCCCCGTAGATGAGGAGGAACGAGGCCGCATCGCTCGAGAAAGCTGTGCTGAGTTAGAACGTCAAGGCCTGCATCCGTACCTGATCGGCGACCCTACCGTAGGCGCCCTGGGATATTTCACGGGGGCCTTGGAACTCCACGATCAGGTCAAAGCAAGGGCTTTGCCAATCCGTCACGTTTTCCTGCCCGGTTCCATGGGAACCACCGAAGCGGGGTTCCTCATGGGAAACGCAGTTTTAGGCAATCCCTTCACAGTCCACCTGCCAAGCGTGGAATATAACCGACATGAGCTTGAAGCGAAAATCAGCGCGATTTGCGAAAAGTCCATCGCCTGGTCAGGGCTCGACTGTACGGTCGCACAGTGTATGAACAGCGCAGTTATCTACGACAACTATCTTGGCGACGGCTACAACGTGCCGACACACGCTTCTCTGGAGGCACTTCGCCTTGCCGCTTCACTTGAGGGAATGGTATTGGAAAACATCTACACGAGCAAAACCTTTGCGTGTCTGATTGACCTGGCACGCCGGAACAGTCTCCCTTCCAACGATGGTCTGTGCTTTATCCACACGGGCGGAGTTCCGGCCCTTTTCGCTCAGCAGGGTTTTATAGAAGAAGTTTTTTAA
- a CDS encoding AI-2E family transporter — protein sequence MRKLKDLKILTGCVAVLTVIAVGVVLQAAQNVFLPLVIAWIISYMMAPGVRFMTRLKVPVEITTFLLLALLLYITSQAGSFLSQLFAGSADKFMNYYEQLVAIWNQFSAKYNITATYLRGVDWGGALRSYIIALSGSIVTILSKTVMVIVFLMFILFGSPYVEYKMRKAFPQKSAQVMNILDSISTQIGRFLSVMTLISGATGILIWLGLSWIGVDFAPTWGVLAFFLNFIPTVGSIVASVPPILISIVQFYPAAASAVFGIPPQVFMTIGVILAVQVTIGNIITPKVMGDSMNLSPVMILVSLLLWGWLWGVAGALLSMPIAGIIKIICDNVDQLKMVGVLMSSGQSFEREFKSE from the coding sequence CCGTGATTGCCGTGGGGGTCGTGCTTCAGGCGGCGCAAAACGTCTTTCTGCCTCTGGTGATCGCCTGGATCATTTCATATATGATGGCGCCGGGCGTGCGTTTCATGACGCGCCTGAAGGTACCGGTCGAAATAACCACGTTTCTGCTGCTGGCGCTGCTGCTGTACATCACGTCGCAGGCGGGCAGTTTCCTGAGCCAGCTGTTCGCCGGTTCGGCCGACAAGTTCATGAACTATTACGAACAGCTCGTCGCCATCTGGAACCAATTCTCGGCCAAATACAACATCACCGCCACCTATCTGCGGGGCGTGGATTGGGGGGGAGCCCTGCGCTCCTACATCATCGCGCTGTCGGGTTCGATCGTGACGATCCTGTCCAAGACGGTGATGGTGATCGTCTTTCTGATGTTCATCCTCTTCGGCAGTCCCTACGTGGAGTATAAAATGCGCAAGGCGTTCCCGCAGAAGAGCGCTCAGGTCATGAACATTCTCGATTCGATCTCGACGCAGATCGGCCGTTTCCTTTCGGTGATGACGCTGATCAGCGGCGCGACGGGGATCCTGATCTGGCTGGGGCTGAGCTGGATCGGCGTCGATTTCGCGCCGACGTGGGGCGTGCTGGCGTTTTTCCTGAACTTCATTCCCACGGTCGGCTCAATCGTCGCTTCGGTCCCGCCGATCCTGATTTCGATCGTACAGTTTTACCCCGCGGCGGCCAGCGCTGTGTTCGGCATTCCGCCGCAGGTCTTTATGACGATCGGCGTGATCCTGGCGGTGCAGGTGACGATCGGCAACATCATCACGCCCAAGGTGATGGGCGACAGCATGAATCTCAGCCCGGTCATGATCCTGGTTTCGCTGCTGCTCTGGGGCTGGCTCTGGGGCGTGGCGGGGGCGCTGCTCTCCATGCCGATCGCCGGCATCATCAAGATCATCTGCGACAACGTCGATCAGCTGAAGATGGTCGGCGTGCTGATGAGTTCCGGCCAGTCTTTTGAAAGAGAGTTCAAGTCCGAATAG
- the thyX gene encoding FAD-dependent thymidylate synthase translates to MEIRIINKTPDFLRTIWTAGRTCHSAMAPQELFDLDESESKMLKLVDFLLKARHLSTLEHCSVTYAVAGASRTLLAQYSRHRIGVSLSVQSQRYVSEGTEKRGQTFEYVTPPSIAAAPDKLSAYQAAMADAQRSYDELIAAGVPMEDARFALPGGICTNFVTTLNLRSLLDVYEKRVLVSGAQWEVREMVRRMAELLVEREPWLEGVFKGVSPK, encoded by the coding sequence ATGGAGATCAGAATTATCAACAAGACGCCCGATTTCCTGCGCACGATCTGGACGGCGGGGCGCACCTGCCACAGCGCCATGGCGCCGCAGGAGCTCTTCGATCTGGACGAGAGCGAGAGCAAAATGCTCAAGCTGGTGGACTTCCTGCTGAAAGCCCGCCATCTCAGCACGCTGGAGCACTGCTCCGTGACGTACGCCGTGGCCGGCGCGTCGCGCACGCTGCTGGCGCAGTACAGCCGCCACCGCATCGGCGTGTCTCTGTCGGTGCAGAGCCAGCGCTACGTCTCCGAAGGCACGGAAAAGCGCGGACAGACGTTCGAGTACGTCACGCCGCCTTCGATCGCCGCCGCGCCTGACAAGTTGTCCGCCTATCAGGCCGCCATGGCCGACGCTCAGAGGAGTTACGACGAACTGATCGCCGCCGGCGTCCCCATGGAAGACGCGCGCTTCGCGCTGCCCGGCGGCATCTGCACCAATTTCGTCACCACGCTGAACCTGCGCTCGCTGCTCGACGTCTACGAAAAGCGCGTGCTCGTCTCCGGCGCGCAGTGGGAAGTGCGCGAGATGGTGCGCCGCATGGCCGAGCTTCTGGTGGAGCGGGAGCCGTGGCTGGAGGGCGTTTTCAAAGGAGTTTCGCCAAAGTGA
- a CDS encoding NAD(P)/FAD-dependent oxidoreductase, whose product MEERDVVIIGGGPAGMAAAVYCRRAGLKTVVLERGNWGGAINRTEEIENYPAIKHSSGPEIGKMFVEHAKAFNAEMVDCTVNSIKEDGKFKVVSTSKGDYKAKVVIVATGAEFRKLGCPGEAEYTGKGVSYCATCDAAFTEGVDVAVVGGGNTAVEEGCYLTQFANKVYIIHRRDQFRADEMAVERMLKNPKVQPVYSSVVESIEGDGDFVQKVVLKNVKTGEISDLPVEFVFMFVGTEPNNELVKDLVKCTEKGGWVVANSNMETSVPGILVAGDVRDTPLRQVITAAADGAEAGMSAYKYIAENF is encoded by the coding sequence ATGGAAGAAAGAGATGTTGTCATTATTGGCGGAGGCCCTGCCGGAATGGCCGCGGCCGTTTACTGCCGGCGCGCCGGACTGAAAACGGTCGTGCTGGAGCGGGGCAACTGGGGCGGCGCGATCAACCGCACCGAAGAGATCGAGAACTACCCCGCCATCAAGCACAGCAGCGGCCCCGAGATCGGCAAGATGTTCGTCGAGCACGCCAAGGCTTTCAACGCCGAGATGGTCGACTGCACCGTCAACAGCATCAAGGAAGACGGCAAGTTCAAGGTCGTTAGCACCAGCAAGGGCGATTACAAGGCCAAGGTCGTCATCGTGGCGACCGGCGCCGAGTTCCGCAAGCTGGGCTGCCCCGGCGAAGCCGAATACACCGGCAAAGGCGTGAGCTACTGCGCGACCTGCGACGCTGCTTTCACCGAAGGCGTCGACGTGGCCGTGGTCGGCGGCGGCAACACGGCCGTCGAAGAGGGCTGCTACCTGACTCAATTCGCCAATAAAGTCTACATCATCCATCGCCGCGACCAGTTCCGCGCCGACGAGATGGCCGTCGAGCGCATGCTCAAGAACCCCAAGGTCCAGCCCGTCTACAGTTCGGTCGTCGAGTCCATCGAGGGCGACGGCGACTTCGTGCAGAAGGTCGTGCTGAAGAACGTCAAGACCGGCGAGATCAGCGACCTGCCCGTCGAGTTCGTCTTCATGTTCGTCGGCACCGAGCCCAACAACGAACTTGTCAAGGATCTCGTCAAATGCACCGAAAAGGGCGGCTGGGTCGTGGCCAACAGCAACATGGAAACCAGCGTCCCCGGCATCCTCGTCGCCGGCGACGTGCGCGACACGCCCCTGCGCCAGGTCATCACCGCCGCTGCCGACGGCGCCGAAGCCGGCATGTCCGCTTACAAGTACATCGCCGAAAACTTCTAG
- a CDS encoding RidA family protein: MKKSVVSTSAAPTAIGPYSQAITADSFVFASGQIPLVPETGTLAGEDITSQTHQALKNLKAVLEAAGSSLAQVVKTTVFIADMAQFAEVNRLYAEYFTDKAPARSCVEVNKLPKGSLLEIEAIALKR, from the coding sequence ATGAAAAAAAGCGTTGTAAGCACATCGGCGGCTCCGACTGCCATCGGTCCTTATTCCCAAGCAATCACCGCGGATTCCTTTGTCTTCGCTTCGGGACAGATCCCTCTGGTCCCGGAAACAGGAACTTTAGCAGGCGAGGACATTACGTCGCAAACCCATCAGGCTCTAAAGAATCTAAAAGCTGTCTTGGAGGCTGCAGGCTCTTCATTGGCCCAGGTGGTGAAAACTACAGTTTTCATTGCCGATATGGCGCAGTTTGCCGAAGTCAACAGGCTCTATGCCGAGTACTTCACGGACAAAGCCCCTGCCCGTTCCTGTGTGGAAGTGAACAAACTGCCGAAGGGAAGTCTCTTGGAAATAGAAGCTATCGCTCTGAAGCGCTAA